A section of the Amblyomma americanum isolate KBUSLIRL-KWMA chromosome 2, ASM5285725v1, whole genome shotgun sequence genome encodes:
- the LOC144120650 gene encoding peptidylprolyl isomerase domain and WD repeat-containing protein 1: MAEKRKLDDGESVDENSGDDVIGPLPSEAAKPKKAKYLPFEHVYLDNLPCAEAYEKSYMHRDIVTHVIVTKTEFVITASCDGHLKFWKKTEDGIEFVKHFRTHLGNVQDVATNSTGLFLCSVSNDKSLKVFDVINFDLINMMKLPYVPGRCEWIYGSGDAIAAVAVSDADTGKIYVYDGKGDEKPLHSVESLHKAPLSVLRYNAKLETVVSVDKKGILEYWTGQRGDYRFPKCAKFDSKLDTDLYEFVKAKSYPTGLCFSPDGMHFATIATDRKVRVFRFLTGKLTLVLDESLQRLSELQQMQQQLPDMEFGRRMAGDRDLEKSEAFHYCNLTYDDTGHFLVYATLLGIKVVNLRTTVCSRLLGKNDNIRPLHVALYQGVPGAEKHITSMETHASDNPTLQALQADPMLVCTAFRKNRFYLFSRREPDEGKTEERDVFNERPSKEDILSATESSAQQRLFPTAIIHTSMGDIHLQLFTKECPRTTENFCVHAKDGYYNGHIFHRVIKGFMVQTGDPTGTGTGGESIWGDNFEDEFHSTLKHDRPYTLSMANAGPNTNGSQFFITVIPAPWLDNKHTVFGRVTRGMEVVQNISTVRTSPKTDKPYDDVRIISITLR; encoded by the exons ATGGCGGAAAAAAGGAAACTTGACGACGGTGAGTCGGTGGATGAAAACTCGGGAGACGATGTCATCGGGCCGCTGCCGTCCGAAGCGGCGAAGCCGAAAAAAGCTAAATATCTTCCTTTCGAGCACGTCTATCTTGACAATTTGCCATGTGCGGAGGCGTACGAAAAAAGCTACATGCACCGAGACATCGTTACACATGTGATCGTCACCAAGACGGAATTCGTGATCACGGCTAGCTGCGACGGTCACCTGAAGTTCTGGAAGAAAACCGAAGACGGTATAGAATTTGTGAAACACTTTCGGACTCACCTCGGTAATGTGCAAGATGTTGCTACTAATTCCACGGGTCTGTTCTTGTGCTCGGTGTCCAACGACAAGTCGCTCAAGGTGTTCGACGTTATCAACTTTGATCTGATCAATATGATGAAGTTGCCTTACGTGCCTGGCCGATGCGAGTGGATATATGGCTCAGGGGATGCGATCGCGGCAGTTGCTGTCTCGGACGCCGATACGGGAAAGATCTACGTCTATGACGGTAAGGGAGACGAGAAGCCTCTGCACTCCGTCGAGTCTCTTCACAAGGCCCCACTCTCAGTGCTTAGATACAACGCCAAGCTGGAGACTGTCGTCTCTGTAGACAAGAAGGGCATCCTAGAATACTGGACGGGCCAGAGAGGCGACTACAGGTTCCCTAAATGTGCCAAATTTGATTCCAAGCTGGACACGGATTTGTACGAATTCGTCAAGGCCAAGTCATATCCGACGGGCCTGTGCTTCTCACCGGACGGCATGCACTTCGCCACCATCGCCACGGACCGCAAGGTGCGCGTGTTCCGTTTCCTCACGGGGAAGCTCACGTTGGTCCTGGACGAGAGCCTGCAGCGGCTGTCGGAgctgcagcagatgcagcagcagctgcccgaCATGGAGTTCGGTCGGCGCATGGCAGGAGACCGCGACCTCGAGAAGTCCGAGGCGTTTCACTACTGCAACCTGACTTACGACGACACGGGCCACTTCCTGGTGTACGCCACGCTGCTTGGAATCAAGGTCGTCAACCTTCGCACCACCGTCTGCTCACGCCTGCTGGGCAAGAACGACAACATCAGGCCCCTGCACGTCGCACTGTACCAGGGTGTGCCTGGGGCCGAGAAGCACATCACCTCGATGGAGACGCACGCCTCCGACAATCCTACCCTGCAGGCGCTGCAGGCCGACCCCATGCTGGTCTGCACGGCGTTCCGCAAGAACCGCTTCTACCTGTTCTCCCGGCGGGAGCCCGACGAGGGCAAGACGGAGGAGCGAGACGTCTTCAACGAGCGGCCCTCAAAGGAGGACATCTTGTCGGCGACCGAGTCTTCGGCCCAGCAGCGGCTCTTCCCGACGGCGATCATCCACACCTCCATGGGCGACATCCACCTCCAGCTTTTCACCAAGGAGTGCCCCCGGACGACAGAAAACTTTTGTGTCCACGCCAAGGACGGATACTACAACGGGCACATCTTCCACAGGGTCATCAAGGGTTTCATGGTGCAGACGGGTGACCCTACAGGCACGGGCACAGGCGGCGAGTCCATCTGGGGTGACAACTTTGAGGATGAGTTTCATTCAACCCTCAAGCATGACAGGCCGTACACGTTGAGCATGGCCAATGCAGGACCAAACACTAATG GCTCGCAGTTTTTCATCACGGTAATCCCTGCTCCATGGTTGGACAACAAGCACACCGTGTTTGGCAGAGTCACCCGTGGCATGGAGGTCGTCCAGAACATCAGCACTGTACGAACCAGCCCCAAGACTGACAAGCCATATGATGATGTGCGCATCATCAGCATCACCTTGCGGTGA